The Amblyomma americanum isolate KBUSLIRL-KWMA chromosome 5, ASM5285725v1, whole genome shotgun sequence genome window below encodes:
- the PIG-F gene encoding phosphatidylinositol glycan anchor biosynthesis class F, with product MAARRDALRKQAREGLCYGVWVTLGTALGLGLLQSSVRYTGDKSVPMLVALASALELAGCAWLRLFGSSSQNYSHRGKLGGPLIASITSVVLSILFFHILAVLFGAPLFEDSHQTLWFGVHMTVVTVLPLILAGGHTSLGALQRTIVDQKFCEVPLDWIQRWGSRGALLGAWLGAIALVLDWDRPWQQWPTPCVVGSLLLRGPGIVVASCILVRQ from the exons ATGGCGGCTCGCCGTGACGCGCTTCGAAAACAGGCTCGCGAGGGCTTATGCTACGGCGTGTGGGTGACGCTGGGGACGGCCCTCGGCTTGGGACTGCTGCAGTCTTCGGTCAGATACACCGGCGACAAGTCCGTACCTATGCTGGTGGCTCTTGCCTCGGCGCTGGAGTTGGCGGGATGTGCATGGCTTCGTCTCTTTGGGAGCTCATCGCAAAACTACAGCCACCGTGGGAAGCTCGGTGGACCCCTAATAGCGAGCATAACCAGCGTCGTGCTGAGCATCCTGTTCTTCCACATTTTGGCCGTGCTCTTCGGCGCTCCGTTATTTGA GGATAGTCACCAGACACTCTGGTTTGGCGTGCACATGACTGTGGTGACAGTTCTGCCACTGATACTTGCGGGAGGCCACACCAGCCTAGGGGCCCTCCAGAGGACCATTGTGGACCAAAA GTTCTGTGAGGTGCCACTGGACTGGATTCAGCGGTGGGGAAGTCGCGGCGCCCTGCTGGGTGCCTGGTTGGGTGCCATAGCCTTGGTCCTCGACTGGGACCGTCCTTGGCAACAATGGCCGACCCCTTGCGTTGTCGGCTCACTTTTGCTCCGAGGTCCAGGCATAGTAGTGGCCAGCTGCATCTTGGTGAGGCAGTGA
- the LOC144133004 gene encoding ATP synthase subunit s, mitochondrial, giving the protein MAAVTNRFVRVANTQWLARQATHSQKRFFWQWLNAVFNRYDSNRVKEIGPDRAAAEWLIRCGAAVRWSGAAKFHSDYNTLPATGSGVYRIEEIDATDSSIMEVGFPYLKDLTHLKAINLIRCHYIADKALGMLQLRKDSLEKVQVVSCGNVTDVGVKSLAELTKLGYLKLFDLPEVRDREAVLKHFKDMLPTCKVEFPDGKETAEQEK; this is encoded by the exons ATGGCCGCTGTGACAAATAGGTTTGTGCGCGTCGCAAACACGCAATGGCTTGCAAGACAGGCTACGCATTCTCAGAAACGATTCTTCTGGCAATGGCTGAACGCCGTGTTTAACAG ATACGACAGTAACCGCGTCAAGGAGATCGGGCCGGACAGGGCGGCGGCGGAATGGCTCATACGATGTGGGGCCGCCGTGAGATGGAGTGGAGCAGCCAAGTTCCACTCAGACTACAACACTTTGCCCGCTACCGGCTCAGGCGTTTACAGAATAGAAGAAATCGACGCGACAGATTCTTCGATTATGGAAGTCGGCTTTCCTTACCTGA AGGACCTGACCCACCTGAAAGCGATCAACTTGATCCGCTGCCACTACATAGCTGATAAAGCATTGGGGATGTTACAACTTCGCAAGGACAGCTTGGAAAAAGTGCAAGTCGTCAGCTGTGGAAACGTTACCGACGTTGGAGTGAAGTCACTTGCAGAGCTGAC gaaGCTGGGTTATTTGAAGCTCTTCGATTTGCCAGAAGTTCGTGACCGTGAAGCGGTCCTCAAACACTTTAAAGATATGCTTCCGACCTGCAAAGTTGAATTTCCCGACGGGAAAGAAACTGCCGAGCAAGAAAAGTGA
- the LOC144133003 gene encoding uncharacterized protein LOC144133003, which yields MRTIVLLATLAAAFIAADASSKLLPAVRAGLSLGSSLLRHVAEVKDRLREDVERHLLRQIEQPWLHHNMHAFKVPRWRPVTSPPLRPWDLHHSYHGSLSYQASASGSLPLLHMPYFPRPKPRVILVPCRSPRTHITHILLPCVRIIGDFQQPSGLVLGVTPQFSLTGNVTPSELFTRRQSTTTPPSDDVTATGETTTYTSSEFAGDVVTGGVTFVPSTRAADVTEATTPPEGNVTTEANWQWTEESVTVTPTESEDDATTEASTQVTEEFESTEPEDRRANTVPEDAGRPATTTAGDKTTGQPESTTTYDMYYDAMPTDSDDFNDILKDAQANFGKLVDQ from the coding sequence ATGAGGACCATCGTTCTCCTTGCCACGCTGGCCGCGGCCTTCATTGCTGCCGACGCCAGTTCCAAGCTGCTTCCCGCCGTCCGCGCTGGCCTCTCGCTGGGATCCAGCCTGCTGCGTCACGTGGCCGAGGTCAAGGACCGGCTGCGTGAGGACGTCGAACGCCATCTGCTACGGCAAATCGAACAGCCGTGGCTCCACCACAACATGCATGCCTTCAAGGTGCCCCGCTGGAGGCCGGTCACCTCGCCTCCCTTGCGACCCTGGGACCTCCATCATTCGTACCACGGTTCCTTGAGCTACCAGGCGAGCGCCTCTGGGAGCCTCCCACTGCTGCATATGCCTTACTTCCCGAGGCCGAAACCCAGAGTCATCCTGGTACCCTGCCGCAGCCCGAGGACGCACATCACTCACATCCTACTGCCCTGCGTAAGGATCATCGGAGACTTCCAGCAGCCCAGCGGATTAGTCCTGGGCGTAACTCCGCAGTTCAGTCTCACCGGTAACGTCACCCCAAGCGAGCTCTTTACACGACGGCAATCGACCACCACGCCACCCAGCGATGACGTCACTGCGACCGGTGAGACGACGACCTACACGTCCAGCGAGTTTGCGGGTGACGTCGTCACAGGCGGGGTTACGTTCGTTCCAAGCACGCGTGCAGCTGACGTCACGGAAGCAACGACCCCACCAGAGGGTAATGTCACAACCGAGGCTAACTGGCAGTGGACGGAAGAGTCCGTCACGGTGACGCCGACAGAATCTGAGGATGACGCCACCACCGAGGCGAGTACCCAGGTGACGGAAGAATTCGAATCAACAGAGCCCGAGGACAGGCGAGCGAACACGGTTCCCGAGGATGCTGGACGTCCCGCCACCACCACTGCTGGCGACAAGACCACGGGACAGCCCGAGTCTACCACAACCTATGACATGTACTACGACGCTATGCCGACCGACTCCGACGACTTCAATGACATCCTCAAGGACGCCCAGGCCAACTTCGGAAAGCTGGTTGATCAGTAA